Proteins encoded in a region of the Benincasa hispida cultivar B227 chromosome 2, ASM972705v1, whole genome shotgun sequence genome:
- the LOC120071481 gene encoding macrophage migration inhibitory factor homolog isoform X2, whose product MFQSIPLWPLTSLRTHRKPFLKFSYVMILLNGSTPIVFAGTEEPAAYGELISIGGLGPGVNGKLSSTIAEILQTKLQIDSSRFYIKFYDVQASYFGYNGSTF is encoded by the exons ATGTTCCAGTCGATACCGTTGTGGCCGCTGACATCCTTAAGGACGCATCGAAAGCCATTTCTAAAATTCTCG TACGTGATGATCTTGCTGAATGGTAGTACCCCAATCGTTTTTGCTGGCACGGAAGAGCCAGCCGCGTATGGAGAATTGATCTCCATAGGAGGCCTTGGACCTGGCGTGAATGGAAAACTTAGCTCAACAATTGCTGAGATTCTTCAGACTAAGCTCCAAATTGATAGTTCCCGtttctatatcaaattttatGACGTTCAG GCTTCATACTTCGGATACAACggatcaacattttga
- the LOC120071481 gene encoding macrophage migration inhibitory factor homolog isoform X1, whose product MPTLNLFTNVPVDTVVAADILKDASKAISKILGKPESYVMILLNGSTPIVFAGTEEPAAYGELISIGGLGPGVNGKLSSTIAEILQTKLQIDSSRFYIKFYDVQASYFGYNGSTF is encoded by the exons ATGCCGACTTTGAATTTATTCACGAATGTTCCAGTCGATACCGTTGTGGCCGCTGACATCCTTAAGGACGCATCGAAAGCCATTTCTAAAATTCTCGGGAAACCTGAATCT TACGTGATGATCTTGCTGAATGGTAGTACCCCAATCGTTTTTGCTGGCACGGAAGAGCCAGCCGCGTATGGAGAATTGATCTCCATAGGAGGCCTTGGACCTGGCGTGAATGGAAAACTTAGCTCAACAATTGCTGAGATTCTTCAGACTAAGCTCCAAATTGATAGTTCCCGtttctatatcaaattttatGACGTTCAG GCTTCATACTTCGGATACAACggatcaacattttga